A region of Thermococcus piezophilus DNA encodes the following proteins:
- a CDS encoding PEGA domain-containing protein, whose translation MLPPGNYTVRITGNVTVVAQVSVVAETATIVRVNPSEIAEAVSGEGIVSIRAIFNESANYSREKLNPPFNPFAFPGGCGSNSGYLNISNPYPMGLAVRGRDEVYITLNGTFMHIGDDDGKPCIFYVEVYPGGSERQESVRNATYLVPWARLEITSVPEDLTFYINGGHNRYIFYTPMGLYVPAIPHDVYNATAIGYYGTIRIPIIHRLDTHVVGIAENHYLIESVVRVVPNETHHINVDMKKVKSALTVEEKTVKAVALEIDSEPGNASLVVTDGVLRAFATTPATLFLPPGNYTVIASRGNLSARESVVLVESSSVFLKLSPASATLTVVTYPGNATVLLNGKEVVARNLTLSPGRYNLTVKAPGYLMKSVEVILAPNESKRIEVNLEKKPAMESPEIVVPKPSRGLDETNSEKKTPTKENDTPGDTQTLPAPPSGPPGRHYYFLWVKVVILTGVVGAVYLVLRLRR comes from the coding sequence GTGCTCCCTCCTGGAAACTACACCGTCAGGATAACCGGAAACGTCACGGTGGTTGCCCAGGTTTCAGTGGTGGCCGAAACCGCCACCATCGTTCGCGTGAATCCCAGTGAGATTGCAGAGGCGGTTTCAGGGGAGGGAATCGTGTCGATAAGGGCAATCTTCAACGAGAGTGCCAACTACAGCCGGGAGAAGCTCAACCCACCATTCAATCCGTTTGCGTTCCCTGGGGGGTGTGGAAGTAACTCCGGGTATCTCAACATATCAAACCCTTACCCAATGGGTCTCGCAGTGCGGGGAAGGGACGAGGTGTACATAACCCTCAATGGAACCTTTATGCATATTGGAGACGATGACGGGAAACCCTGTATTTTCTATGTTGAAGTGTATCCCGGGGGAAGCGAAAGACAAGAAAGTGTCAGGAACGCCACCTACCTCGTCCCGTGGGCGCGGCTGGAGATAACCTCTGTTCCCGAGGATCTAACGTTTTACATCAACGGGGGCCACAATAGGTACATCTTCTATACCCCCATGGGCCTCTACGTTCCCGCAATCCCCCATGACGTCTACAACGCCACCGCCATCGGTTACTACGGAACGATACGGATTCCGATAATTCACAGGCTCGACACCCACGTCGTTGGGATAGCGGAGAACCACTACCTCATCGAAAGCGTCGTCAGGGTTGTTCCCAATGAGACTCACCACATTAATGTGGACATGAAAAAGGTGAAGTCTGCCCTGACGGTGGAGGAGAAGACGGTGAAAGCGGTTGCCCTTGAGATCGATTCGGAGCCCGGGAATGCCTCGCTCGTCGTCACCGATGGGGTCCTGAGGGCCTTCGCCACCACGCCCGCCACGCTGTTCCTCCCTCCCGGGAACTACACGGTCATAGCCTCCAGGGGCAACCTCTCCGCCCGGGAATCGGTGGTTCTGGTCGAGAGCTCAAGCGTCTTCCTGAAGCTCTCCCCGGCCAGCGCAACCCTCACGGTCGTGACCTATCCAGGCAACGCGACGGTGCTCTTGAACGGCAAGGAGGTCGTGGCAAGAAACCTCACCCTCAGCCCCGGACGCTACAACCTCACCGTGAAGGCCCCGGGCTACCTCATGAAGAGCGTGGAGGTAATCCTCGCGCCCAACGAATCGAAGAGGATTGAAGTGAACCTAGAGAAGAAGCCCGCGATGGAAAGCCCGGAAATCGTTGTTCCAAAGCCTTCAAGAGGATTGGACGAAACCAACTCGGAGAAGAAGACCCCGACCAAGGAAAACGACACCCCCGGAGACACCCAAACCCTCCCGGCACCTCCCTCTGGCCCGCCGGGAAGGCACTACTACTTCCTGTGGGTCAAGGTAGTTATCCTTACAGGGGTCGTGGGTGCAGTCTACCTGGTGCTGAGACTGAGGAGGTGA
- a CDS encoding ABC transporter ATP-binding protein translates to MITARNLTKRFGRLVALNSINLEIDEGFTLILGPNGGGKSTFLNLCAGLYRPSRGEIKVLGENPWSNDGLRRRIGVSFDPPALPKHRTAREWLGYLAEVKRLDEDEVLKAAELFSAVKYLDRKMGEYSAGMLKRISLTQAFLGKPELVLLDEPLANLDLEGIREVTEVIGEQAEKGANMVVVSHIWRPLVEFADRIFVIAAGRVVLAGTPEEVIPQIEEI, encoded by the coding sequence ATGATAACCGCGAGGAACCTCACCAAGCGGTTCGGGAGGCTGGTTGCCCTGAATTCGATAAACCTTGAAATCGATGAGGGATTTACGCTCATCCTCGGTCCCAACGGCGGTGGAAAATCAACGTTCCTCAATCTCTGTGCCGGCCTGTACAGGCCGAGCAGGGGAGAAATCAAAGTGTTGGGAGAAAATCCGTGGAGCAACGATGGACTGAGGAGAAGAATAGGGGTCTCCTTCGACCCCCCTGCGCTCCCAAAACACAGAACAGCCAGGGAATGGCTCGGCTACCTGGCGGAGGTCAAGAGATTGGATGAAGACGAAGTCCTCAAGGCGGCGGAGCTGTTCTCCGCGGTGAAATACCTCGACAGGAAGATGGGGGAGTACTCCGCCGGCATGCTCAAAAGAATCAGCCTCACCCAGGCGTTCCTCGGAAAACCGGAACTGGTGCTCCTGGACGAGCCACTGGCGAATCTCGACCTGGAGGGAATCAGAGAAGTAACGGAAGTCATAGGCGAGCAGGCGGAAAAGGGGGCCAACATGGTCGTGGTCTCCCACATCTGGCGCCCGCTGGTTGAGTTCGCGGACAGAATCTTTGTGATAGCCGCGGGGAGGGTGGTGCTGGCAGGAACTCCTGAGGAGGTAATCCCCCAAATTGAGGAGATTTAA
- a CDS encoding DUF2103 domain-containing protein, producing MPKHFKKGVKREHHFLKGLEKPLEEIAQISGVKKVIPGRIYASDSRGFEIKVSRETITGLKLIAKSDGSVQEIFLVVDKEDRERVWREIERTVGEWCG from the coding sequence ATGCCCAAGCACTTCAAGAAGGGCGTCAAGAGAGAGCACCACTTTCTCAAAGGCCTTGAAAAGCCCCTCGAAGAGATAGCTCAGATTTCCGGAGTTAAGAAAGTGATCCCAGGCAGGATATATGCGAGCGACTCAAGGGGCTTCGAGATAAAGGTCTCGCGGGAAACGATCACCGGGTTGAAGCTGATAGCGAAGAGTGATGGCAGTGTTCAGGAAATCTTCCTGGTTGTTGATAAGGAAGACAGGGAGAGGGTTTGGAGGGAGATTGAGAGGACGGTGGGTGAATGGTGCGGTTAA
- the arcS gene encoding archaeosine synthase subunit alpha: MEALRHEGPGRLGLVRLGDYSFRTPALAGVDFTISPFNSFFHPSEPREYDFNLAPAIPLGFYTPSEVIEKAIGRLWSVNYEGFNAFYLPALRRTEYLPEFFKIIERYNFEAVYLGNSKILVKEYRYFVRIMRELRERFPNIMIIADLEPFFYPLAVYLGVDAFDTRSLKLYDFHGKGFTQYSPFIWREGENSLDFARETILLVRKALEEGKLRYLVENLFHTQYHAGILRIADLEHGDYLEKYTPIQKETVYFISDASIRRPEVKRWHARVVERFVPPKNTELLLLFPCSAKKPYSHSRSHTLYRKAMKEALGSGIAKVHELILTSPFGVVPREWEWLAKYDIVVTGHWSEEEIKPAAKLLAKTLEKYPKDVPIIAHLDEAYVEIAKLASEISGREIIFTRVENGTTSRESLNSLRETLSQFDLEGTKEDRTYRYFEGIRKVFDFYFGVGAGEAVLPENCQVKGSKMLRLFVDNQQTGTYRDGVISVTPYGMQRIYDAIKSYWVKVDFELRGDVFAVGVGEADERIRPDDIVGVVRDERIIGVGKAVLSGEEMVRAKKGVAVKVRKRA; this comes from the coding sequence ATGGAGGCACTCAGACACGAAGGTCCTGGAAGACTGGGCCTCGTTAGATTGGGAGATTACTCCTTTAGAACCCCCGCTTTGGCTGGGGTAGATTTTACCATCTCCCCCTTCAACTCCTTCTTCCATCCAAGCGAGCCTAGGGAGTACGACTTCAACCTCGCCCCAGCGATACCACTCGGCTTTTACACCCCTTCCGAGGTCATAGAGAAGGCCATCGGAAGGCTCTGGAGCGTGAACTACGAAGGCTTCAACGCCTTCTATCTCCCGGCATTAAGGAGAACCGAGTATCTTCCTGAGTTCTTCAAGATAATCGAGCGGTACAACTTCGAGGCCGTTTATCTGGGCAACTCTAAGATTCTCGTCAAGGAGTACCGCTACTTCGTGAGAATCATGAGGGAGCTCCGCGAGAGGTTTCCGAACATCATGATAATCGCCGATTTGGAGCCCTTCTTCTACCCATTGGCAGTTTACCTCGGCGTTGATGCGTTCGACACCCGCTCGCTGAAGCTCTACGACTTCCACGGTAAGGGATTCACGCAGTACAGCCCCTTCATTTGGAGAGAAGGCGAGAACTCCCTTGACTTCGCCCGTGAGACAATACTTCTCGTCAGAAAGGCCCTAGAAGAAGGCAAGCTTCGCTATCTGGTTGAGAACCTCTTCCACACCCAGTATCACGCGGGCATACTCAGAATAGCCGACCTAGAACACGGCGATTACCTCGAAAAATACACGCCGATCCAGAAGGAGACGGTCTACTTCATAAGCGACGCCTCTATCAGGCGGCCAGAGGTTAAGCGCTGGCATGCTCGCGTTGTGGAGAGGTTCGTTCCGCCCAAGAACACCGAGTTGCTCCTCCTCTTCCCCTGCTCAGCTAAAAAGCCCTACTCCCACTCGCGCTCCCACACGCTCTACCGCAAGGCAATGAAAGAAGCCCTAGGCTCTGGCATAGCAAAGGTCCACGAGCTGATTTTAACCTCCCCCTTCGGAGTCGTCCCAAGGGAGTGGGAGTGGTTAGCAAAGTACGACATAGTCGTCACCGGTCACTGGAGTGAGGAGGAGATCAAGCCAGCGGCAAAGCTGCTCGCGAAGACCCTGGAGAAGTACCCGAAGGACGTCCCGATAATAGCCCACCTCGACGAGGCCTACGTGGAGATAGCCAAGCTAGCCTCGGAGATAAGCGGCAGGGAGATAATCTTCACCCGCGTGGAGAACGGGACCACGAGCAGGGAGAGCCTGAACTCGCTGAGAGAAACGCTGAGCCAGTTCGACCTTGAGGGAACCAAGGAGGACAGGACCTACCGCTACTTTGAGGGCATAAGGAAGGTCTTCGACTTCTACTTCGGCGTTGGCGCTGGAGAGGCCGTTCTCCCAGAGAACTGCCAGGTCAAGGGCTCGAAGATGCTGAGGCTCTTCGTGGACAACCAGCAGACGGGTACCTACAGGGACGGCGTGATAAGCGTAACGCCCTACGGAATGCAGAGGATATACGATGCCATAAAGTCATACTGGGTGAAGGTGGACTTCGAGCTCCGCGGTGATGTCTTCGCAGTGGGCGTTGGCGAGGCCGATGAGAGAATTCGTCCGGACGACATCGTTGGCGTTGTTAGGGACGAGAGGATTATTGGCGTCGGGAAGGCCGTCCTCAGCGGCGAGGAGATGGTGAGGGCTAAGAAGGGCGTTGCCGTGAAGGTCAGGAAAAGGGCATAG
- a CDS encoding coiled-coil protein — MQMKVDPEEIKRIKREIEALEKERNEIRAKLDELEKELQIWITKRDEKNNEVKQLRQKGREYKAKRDEINQQIQELKKNREEINAKLDLLYQEILEYRTKRDEYNQLRRLKMPPEKIQERIEKLEWELQTNPNITPEREKQIVDQIQVLATELEIIQQAERFHNKLVETRKKVDQLKKARRAISMEIQKLANQSQQFHEQMIKSFNQADEVKKEADEYHQKVVELREKIREVRKQLREIERKIREYDEKHKELIAYRLVARMRSKKDASFEKAVEALEKFKRGEKLTLDELLLLQRYNLV, encoded by the coding sequence ATGCAAATGAAAGTAGACCCAGAAGAAATTAAGAGGATCAAGAGGGAGATTGAGGCGCTCGAGAAGGAGAGAAATGAGATTCGCGCCAAACTTGATGAGCTCGAAAAGGAGCTTCAAATCTGGATAACAAAGAGGGACGAAAAGAACAATGAGGTAAAACAGCTCCGCCAGAAAGGCAGGGAGTATAAAGCCAAGAGGGATGAAATCAACCAGCAGATTCAGGAGCTAAAGAAGAACCGCGAAGAGATCAACGCCAAGCTCGACCTGCTCTACCAGGAGATACTTGAGTACAGGACGAAGAGGGACGAGTACAACCAGCTCAGAAGGCTCAAGATGCCGCCCGAGAAGATACAGGAGCGCATAGAGAAGCTCGAGTGGGAGCTCCAGACCAACCCAAACATAACGCCCGAGCGCGAGAAACAGATAGTCGACCAGATTCAGGTTCTCGCAACCGAGCTCGAGATAATCCAGCAGGCCGAGAGGTTCCACAACAAGCTCGTCGAGACCAGGAAGAAGGTCGACCAGCTCAAGAAGGCCAGGAGGGCCATCAGCATGGAGATACAGAAGCTCGCCAACCAGAGCCAGCAGTTCCACGAGCAGATGATAAAGTCCTTCAACCAGGCCGACGAGGTCAAGAAGGAGGCCGACGAGTACCACCAGAAGGTCGTCGAGCTCCGCGAGAAGATCCGCGAGGTCAGGAAGCAGCTCCGTGAGATCGAGAGGAAGATAAGGGAGTACGATGAGAAGCACAAGGAGCTGATCGCCTACAGGCTCGTGGCAAGGATGCGCTCCAAGAAAGACGCCAGCTTTGAGAAGGCAGTGGAGGCCCTCGAGAAGTTCAAGCGTGGCGAGAAGCTAACGCTGGACGAGCTGCTGCTCCTCCAGAGGTACAATCTTGTCTGA
- a CDS encoding SDH family Clp fold serine proteinase — MNDTTTGLFGSLLWWLFFLYLLLWPQMQYRGLQMARARILQRLSKKRGSTVITLIHRQESVGLFGIPFYKFISIEDSEEILRAIRMAPKDKPIDLIIHTPGGLVLAATQIARALKDHPAETRVIVPHYAMSGGTLIALAADKIIMDPHAVLGPVDPQLGQYPGPSIVRAVEKKGVDKVDDQTLILADVAEKAIKQVRDLVYDLLKDRYGEEKARELAQILTEGRWTHDYPITYETAKELGLHVETNVPEEVYALMELYKQPMKQRGTVEFMPYTSKGENP; from the coding sequence ATGAACGACACTACTACTGGGCTCTTCGGTTCACTCCTGTGGTGGCTGTTCTTCCTCTACCTGCTCCTCTGGCCCCAGATGCAATACAGAGGCTTACAGATGGCACGGGCGAGGATACTGCAGAGACTCTCAAAGAAGAGAGGTTCAACGGTTATAACGCTGATACACCGCCAGGAAAGCGTCGGCCTCTTCGGCATACCATTCTACAAGTTCATCAGCATCGAGGACAGCGAGGAAATACTCAGAGCCATAAGGATGGCCCCTAAGGACAAGCCTATAGATCTAATAATCCACACGCCCGGCGGCCTAGTGCTGGCGGCAACCCAGATAGCAAGAGCGCTTAAGGACCACCCTGCCGAGACGAGGGTTATAGTGCCCCACTACGCGATGAGCGGCGGAACACTGATAGCGCTAGCAGCTGACAAGATAATAATGGATCCGCACGCGGTTCTTGGACCGGTTGACCCGCAGCTTGGCCAATACCCAGGACCGAGCATAGTGAGGGCCGTCGAGAAGAAGGGCGTCGACAAGGTCGACGACCAGACATTAATCCTGGCGGACGTCGCCGAGAAGGCCATAAAACAGGTACGAGACCTCGTTTACGATCTTCTGAAGGACAGGTATGGAGAAGAGAAGGCCAGGGAGCTGGCGCAGATACTTACGGAGGGACGCTGGACGCACGACTATCCGATAACCTACGAAACCGCCAAGGAGCTGGGCCTCCACGTCGAGACTAACGTTCCTGAGGAAGTCTATGCTCTTATGGAGCTCTACAAGCAGCCAATGAAACAGAGAGGCACGGTTGAGTTCATGCCATACACCTCAAAGGGAGAAAACCCTTGA
- the arcC gene encoding carbamate kinase, with translation MRRVVIALGGNAILQRGQKGTYEEQMTNVMKTAKQIVDIILDGDYEVVITHGNGPQVGALLLHMDAGQSVHGIPAQPMDVAGAMTQGQIGYMIQQAIRNELKRRGVERPVATIVTQTLVDKNDPAFQNPSKPVGPFYDEETAKRLAKEKGWVVVEDAGRGWRRVVPSPDPIGHVETPVIQNLVAKGFIVIASGGGGVPVIEEDGVLKGVEAVIDKDLAGEKLAEEVNADIFMILTDVNGAAINYGKPDERWLGKVTVEELRRYYEEGHFKKGSMGPKVLAAIRFVEWGGERAIIAALDKAVEALEGNTGTQVIKG, from the coding sequence ATGAGGAGAGTTGTAATAGCCCTTGGCGGGAATGCTATCCTTCAGCGCGGCCAGAAGGGTACTTATGAGGAGCAGATGACGAACGTCATGAAGACCGCAAAGCAAATCGTTGATATAATCCTCGATGGCGATTATGAAGTTGTAATCACCCACGGAAACGGCCCCCAGGTTGGAGCGCTCCTCCTTCACATGGACGCCGGTCAAAGCGTTCACGGAATTCCCGCCCAGCCCATGGACGTTGCCGGAGCGATGACCCAGGGACAAATAGGATACATGATCCAGCAGGCGATAAGAAACGAGCTGAAGAGGAGGGGCGTTGAGAGGCCCGTCGCGACTATAGTGACACAGACTCTCGTTGACAAGAACGATCCGGCTTTCCAGAACCCGAGCAAGCCTGTTGGCCCGTTTTATGATGAAGAAACTGCGAAAAGGCTCGCCAAAGAGAAGGGTTGGGTGGTCGTTGAGGACGCCGGCAGGGGCTGGAGGCGCGTTGTGCCGAGTCCGGATCCAATAGGTCACGTCGAGACCCCTGTGATTCAGAATCTAGTGGCGAAGGGATTCATAGTCATAGCCAGCGGCGGCGGTGGCGTTCCCGTTATCGAGGAGGATGGAGTTCTCAAGGGAGTTGAGGCCGTCATAGACAAAGACCTTGCCGGAGAGAAGCTCGCAGAAGAGGTAAACGCCGACATCTTCATGATTCTAACCGACGTGAACGGAGCCGCTATAAACTACGGCAAACCCGACGAGAGGTGGCTTGGAAAAGTTACCGTCGAAGAGCTCAGGCGCTACTATGAGGAGGGCCACTTCAAGAAGGGCAGCATGGGGCCAAAGGTTCTCGCCGCTATACGCTTCGTCGAGTGGGGCGGCGAGAGGGCCATTATAGCCGCGCTGGATAAGGCTGTGGAAGCGCTCGAAGGCAATACCGGAACTCAGGTCATAAAGGGCTGA